The following coding sequences lie in one Chitinivibrionales bacterium genomic window:
- a CDS encoding methyltransferase domain-containing protein, producing MIFMDNTVQKRIEENIRYTSNWWGKQNPLRTFFSYTEKFHAHTFLKAFTKYSANEKYLIDIGFGDAYLIEKIFTRDKNEKVTVIGTDISIANVTAFTKRAIGKGLSHAYALSVDPFQSLLPIKSESIDYVNCSHVLEHVVSDSELVKEIHRILKPDGTAFFMVPLNEKGWDVPTHVRKYTNNSIKNVIEKKFVISFTEENDAFSRMILYCAVHKNFFTLIFKRSLIFLLCLLPFPVQSALDRLFRSFGFKASQILLIAGKK from the coding sequence ATGATATTCATGGATAATACTGTTCAAAAAAGAATCGAAGAAAACATCCGTTATACTTCGAACTGGTGGGGCAAACAAAACCCGTTGCGCACCTTTTTTTCATATACCGAGAAGTTTCATGCTCATACTTTTCTGAAAGCATTTACAAAATATTCTGCGAATGAGAAGTATTTAATCGATATCGGTTTTGGTGATGCCTATTTGATTGAGAAGATCTTTACAAGAGATAAAAATGAAAAAGTCACAGTAATCGGTACCGATATTTCGATAGCGAATGTAACCGCATTTACTAAAAGAGCTATCGGAAAAGGGCTCTCCCATGCATATGCTTTATCTGTAGATCCCTTTCAGTCCTTGTTGCCGATCAAAAGTGAGTCAATCGATTATGTTAATTGCAGCCATGTATTGGAGCATGTAGTTTCGGATTCAGAGCTGGTAAAAGAAATCCACAGGATTTTAAAGCCGGACGGCACGGCTTTTTTCATGGTACCGCTGAATGAAAAAGGCTGGGATGTCCCGACTCATGTAAGAAAGTATACAAACAATTCTATTAAGAATGTCATTGAGAAGAAATTCGTGATTTCATTCACTGAAGAAAATGATGCATTTTCGCGGATGATCCTTTATTGTGCGGTGCATAAAAACTTTTTTACACTGATTTTTAAACGGTCGCTAATATTTCTCCTCTGCCTGCTGCCCTTTCCCGTCCAATCGGCTCTCGACAGGCTATTCAGATCTTTCGGGTTTAAAGCTTCTCAAATACTTCTTATCGCCGGAAAAAAGTAA